ATCGCATATCACCAGCGATCTGGATAAAATTGCTGATTATCTGGTATTTATCCACCAGGGTGAAATTTTACTTAATGAAGAAAAAGAGACGATGTTGTCAAGAATGGGGATTCTAAAATGTGGCGAAGAAGATTTTAGAAGGCTTGACCAGGACGACTACATTCGATATCGTAAAAATCATTTTAGCTTTGAGATCTTAGTTAATGATAAACAGAGTATCAAGAAAAAATTTCCAGATGCGATTGTTGATCGGGCAACCATCGAAGAAATTATGTTATTTTATGTAAAAGGAGAAAAATAATGAAAGGATTAATATTAAAAGATATACTTAACTTAAAAGGATCATTTAAGACATTGGGAATTATGCTTATTTTCTTTTCGGTTGTTTTCATTTCTCAAGGAAATGGTTTTGTTTTTGGAATTGTTATTTTTATGTTTGCCATGATGGTCATTACTACTATGAGTTATGATGATCTGGCAAAATGGGATATATATGCATTGACGATGCCAATAACCCGTAAAGAAATGGTGCTTAGTAAATATCTGGTGATGGGAATTTTGAATAGTATTGGTATTGTTATCGCTTTGATTGTTGGGGTTCTTGGAAACCTTGAGTTGGGAGAGCCAATTGGCGGTGAACTGCTGGTGATCGTTGGGGCAATATCGCTCATTGCTGTTATTATTAGTAGTGTAGTAATTCCCTTGATTTATAAGTTTGGCGCTGAAAAAGCTCGGTTGATGCTGATCCTCTGTGCATTGGCTCCCACGGCTATACT
This is a stretch of genomic DNA from Acetobacterium woodii DSM 1030. It encodes these proteins:
- a CDS encoding ABC-2 transporter permease, yielding MKGLILKDILNLKGSFKTLGIMLIFFSVVFISQGNGFVFGIVIFMFAMMVITTMSYDDLAKWDIYALTMPITRKEMVLSKYLVMGILNSIGIVIALIVGVLGNLELGEPIGGELLVIVGAISLIAVIISSVVIPLIYKFGAEKARLMLILCALAPTAILLLIEQMGIPLPSIDNTWIYGVLLIAFTVVVLVISINASIKIYQKKEF